A genomic window from Lentibacter algarum includes:
- a CDS encoding membrane dipeptidase, which yields MYRIDNLQYANWSEKIFRQMREGGLDAVHVTIAYHENFRETVLNMEQWNRWFEQFPDLIVQGRSAADVRHAHETGRTAIFFGFQNPSPIEDDIGLVEILHDLGARFMQLTYNNQSLLATGCYEDEDTGLTRMGKQVVREMNRVGLVVDMSHSADRSTIEAADFSERPIAITHANPHAWQPALRNKRDEVIRAVTSNGGMLGFSLYPHHLKDKSACTLASFCQMIADTAEKFGAEHLGIGSDLCQDQPDSVVEWMRVGRWTKEIDYGEGSAAAPGFPPMPDWYQDNRDFGNIAQGLADVGFSQAEIEGVMGDNWLRFYELNFGPKP from the coding sequence ATGTATCGCATCGACAACCTCCAATACGCCAACTGGTCTGAGAAAATCTTCCGCCAAATGCGTGAGGGCGGCCTAGATGCGGTGCATGTTACTATCGCCTATCACGAGAATTTCCGTGAAACCGTGCTCAATATGGAGCAATGGAACCGGTGGTTTGAGCAGTTCCCTGATCTGATTGTGCAGGGGCGGTCTGCGGCCGACGTACGCCATGCACATGAAACAGGTCGCACGGCGATCTTCTTCGGCTTTCAAAACCCCTCACCCATAGAGGATGATATCGGCCTCGTCGAAATCCTGCACGATCTAGGCGCGCGCTTCATGCAACTGACCTACAACAACCAGTCGCTCCTCGCGACAGGCTGCTATGAAGATGAAGACACCGGCCTGACACGTATGGGCAAACAAGTGGTGCGCGAAATGAACCGCGTCGGGTTGGTCGTCGATATGTCCCACTCCGCTGATCGTTCAACCATTGAAGCCGCGGACTTTTCCGAACGGCCCATCGCCATCACCCATGCCAACCCGCATGCTTGGCAGCCTGCCCTACGCAACAAACGTGACGAGGTGATCCGCGCTGTCACCTCCAATGGCGGCATGCTGGGCTTCTCGCTCTACCCTCACCACCTCAAAGACAAATCGGCATGCACATTGGCAAGCTTCTGCCAAATGATCGCCGACACCGCGGAAAAGTTCGGCGCCGAACATCTCGGCATCGGGTCAGACCTCTGCCAAGATCAGCCCGACTCCGTCGTTGAGTGGATGCGCGTGGGTCGCTGGACCAAAGAGATCGACTATGGCGAGGGCTCTGCCGCAGCTCCGGGTTTCCCTCCCATGCCCGACTGGTATCAAGACAACCGAGACTTTGGAAACATCGCGCAAGGCCTCGCTGATGTTGGCTTCTCCCAAGCAGAAATTGAAGGGGTCATGGGCGACAACTGGTTGCGCTTTTATGAGCTCAACTTCGGACCAAAGCCATGA
- a CDS encoding LysR family transcriptional regulator translates to MTLKIDLLRVFCAVAETGSLSMAADALGRTPSAVSMALKQFEEHLGAPLFVGSRKSKLTPLGQAILTEALQEIAHFARSVRRIEGLAQATHGEVRLAVTPSVAQTVLPEIIKSYSELYPDVSIELRDLDSAGVLAELEADRADIGIAALPERAGFERFELFCDPFGVVCRADHPLAPRWDSLTWADITEETLIANGLCDKINDPAFETMRAGSRLFVHNTASLLALLRAGAGISILPMRALGAGEDDLVFLPLKDSKAKRHVHVMHRTEDQLLTPVLHFTDALRAASFQKI, encoded by the coding sequence ATGACCCTAAAAATAGATCTTTTACGCGTGTTTTGTGCGGTGGCTGAAACAGGCTCACTCTCTATGGCGGCAGACGCTCTGGGGCGCACGCCCTCTGCAGTCTCAATGGCGCTTAAGCAATTTGAGGAGCACTTGGGCGCCCCGCTTTTTGTCGGCAGCCGCAAATCAAAACTCACACCGCTCGGGCAAGCAATCTTGACTGAAGCCTTACAAGAGATCGCCCATTTCGCGCGCTCAGTGCGGCGCATCGAAGGGCTGGCGCAAGCTACGCATGGAGAAGTCCGCCTTGCCGTGACACCCTCGGTTGCGCAGACTGTTCTGCCTGAGATCATAAAATCCTACAGCGAGCTTTATCCCGATGTTTCCATTGAACTCCGCGATCTGGACAGCGCAGGGGTCTTGGCCGAGCTGGAAGCCGACCGAGCAGATATCGGTATTGCCGCCCTCCCCGAACGCGCAGGCTTTGAGCGCTTTGAGCTCTTCTGCGACCCCTTCGGGGTAGTCTGCCGCGCGGACCATCCCCTTGCCCCGAGGTGGGACAGCCTAACTTGGGCCGACATCACTGAAGAAACACTTATCGCCAACGGCCTATGTGACAAGATAAACGACCCCGCATTTGAAACCATGCGCGCGGGCTCGAGGCTGTTTGTCCACAATACCGCCTCTCTGCTCGCACTTCTGCGCGCCGGTGCAGGGATTTCGATATTGCCCATGCGCGCACTTGGGGCTGGCGAAGATGATCTGGTGTTTCTCCCACTTAAAGACAGCAAAGCAAAACGACACGTACACGTTATGCACCGGACCGAAGACCAGTTGCTTACCCCTGTGCTACACTTCACCGACGCTCTGCGCGCAGCCTCATTTCAGAAAATCTGA
- a CDS encoding extensin family protein, with translation MNKIFKALFLLCFASSCSFSGAPKAEKQRDSGLLVAGAVCGDPSLQGEYVGHVPGKISGCGINDAVKISAVSGVALSQGSLMDCGTAKALKTWVETGVKPAFGRHAGGVSSLKVAAHYVCRTRNHKKGARISEHGKGRAIDISGFIMKNGSEYSVLRDYDKGKGGKAIRATHKAACGPFGTTLGPGSDGYHEDHLHFDTARYSGGPYCK, from the coding sequence ATGAACAAAATTTTTAAGGCATTGTTTTTGTTGTGTTTTGCCTCTTCTTGTTCATTCTCCGGTGCTCCGAAGGCTGAAAAACAACGCGACTCAGGGCTTCTTGTGGCTGGGGCGGTCTGTGGTGATCCGTCTCTTCAGGGAGAATATGTGGGCCATGTTCCTGGCAAGATTAGCGGGTGTGGGATTAACGACGCTGTAAAGATCAGCGCGGTGAGTGGTGTCGCCTTGAGCCAAGGATCCCTGATGGATTGTGGCACGGCTAAAGCACTGAAAACATGGGTTGAAACTGGGGTTAAGCCTGCTTTTGGCAGGCATGCGGGCGGTGTGAGCTCGTTGAAAGTTGCGGCACATTACGTTTGCCGCACGCGCAACCACAAAAAAGGCGCGCGGATCAGTGAGCATGGCAAGGGCCGCGCCATAGATATTTCGGGTTTCATTATGAAAAATGGGAGCGAATACAGCGTCTTAAGAGACTATGACAAGGGCAAAGGAGGCAAAGCGATACGGGCGACTCATAAGGCGGCGTGTGGGCCTTTTGGCACAACGCTTGGCCCCGGCTCGGACGGGTATCATGAGGACCATTTGCACTTTGATACCGCGCGCTACAGCGGCGGACCTTACTGCAAATAA
- a CDS encoding prephenate/arogenate dehydrogenase family protein — translation MSQTYEKVALIGLGLIASSMFWAMKRGGLAGEVRGYARSGETRDIAREIGLCDVVCDSAAEAVKDADLVVLCVPVGAMGAVAQEIAPHLKAGATVSDVGSVKKAVIDAVGPHLPENVHFIPAHPLAGTEHSGPRAGFAELFDNRYTLLVPADGTPLDAVRTLRDLWEGIGAKVEEMDAEHHDLVLGVTSHAPHLIAYTMVGVADDLRRVTDSEVIKYSAAGFRDFTRIAASDPTMWRDVFLNNKDATLEILGRFTEELFALQRAIRTGDGDMLHAYFTRTRAIRRGIIEAGQDTDAPDFGRVKK, via the coding sequence ATGAGCCAGACATATGAAAAGGTGGCCCTGATCGGACTGGGTCTGATCGCGTCTTCGATGTTTTGGGCCATGAAACGCGGCGGCCTTGCCGGCGAGGTGCGAGGCTATGCGCGCTCAGGCGAGACGCGTGATATCGCGCGGGAGATCGGCTTGTGTGATGTGGTTTGTGACAGTGCGGCAGAGGCTGTGAAAGACGCGGATCTCGTTGTGCTCTGTGTGCCTGTGGGCGCGATGGGCGCGGTGGCGCAAGAGATTGCCCCGCATCTCAAAGCGGGTGCGACCGTTAGCGATGTGGGTTCTGTGAAAAAGGCTGTGATTGATGCAGTCGGTCCGCATCTTCCTGAAAATGTGCACTTTATTCCAGCACACCCTTTGGCAGGGACCGAACATTCTGGCCCGCGCGCTGGCTTTGCTGAGCTGTTTGACAACCGATACACTCTTCTGGTCCCTGCCGATGGCACGCCGCTCGACGCGGTACGGACCCTGCGTGATCTCTGGGAAGGGATTGGCGCGAAGGTTGAGGAAATGGATGCGGAGCACCATGATCTGGTGCTCGGTGTTACCTCTCATGCACCACATTTGATTGCCTATACGATGGTTGGTGTGGCCGATGATTTGCGCCGCGTGACGGATAGCGAAGTGATAAAATATTCGGCGGCGGGGTTTCGTGACTTTACTCGGATTGCGGCCTCGGACCCAACAATGTGGCGCGATGTTTTCCTCAACAATAAAGACGCCACACTTGAAATTCTGGGACGCTTTACTGAAGAGCTGTTTGCGCTTCAACGCGCGATCCGCACAGGGGACGGGGATATGCTGCACGCATATTTCACGCGCACAAGGGCGATCAGGCGAGGCATTATCGAAGCGGGGCAGGATACAGACGCCCCAGATTTTGGACGGGTTAAAAAGTAA
- a CDS encoding aldehyde dehydrogenase family protein — MTDIKPNLIAGAWSTGVGAIENYNPSDLSELVGLYAQASVQELDTAVEAAQAAQVEWAAYGLERKQAVLNAIGNEMMARAEELGTLLSREEGKPLAEGKGEVYRAGQFFTYYAAEVLRQLGQNAQSVRPGVDIDIRREPVGTVAVISPWNFPTATASWKIAPALAYGNAVIWKPANATPASAHALAEIIARQDIPKGLFSLVMGSGSDVGQKLVEHRGINAISFTGSVPVGRGIAQAAVGNFTKLQMEMGSKNALAVMDDGDLDLAVAVALGGAFGGTGQKCTASSRLVVHEAVHDAFVEKLVAGAKAMKVGHALEEGTQIGPVVSEAQLKENLSWVAKGRAEGAELACGGEEVERATKGYYMTPGVFLNTTNTMEINREELFAPLTAVIKVGSYDEALHTVNDTRFGLTAGIVTRSLARASDFRARARSGCVMVNLATAGTDYHVPFGGRGESSYGPREQGSAAAEFYTTVKTAYISAGLPE, encoded by the coding sequence ATGACCGACATCAAACCAAATCTCATTGCAGGCGCTTGGAGCACAGGCGTAGGCGCGATTGAAAACTACAATCCATCGGATCTATCCGAATTGGTCGGCTTATATGCCCAAGCTTCAGTGCAAGAGCTGGACACTGCCGTCGAGGCGGCTCAAGCCGCCCAAGTCGAATGGGCCGCCTACGGGCTTGAGCGCAAGCAAGCTGTTCTCAATGCAATCGGCAACGAAATGATGGCGCGCGCCGAAGAGCTCGGCACACTCCTCAGTCGCGAAGAAGGCAAGCCGCTCGCCGAGGGCAAGGGCGAGGTCTACCGCGCAGGCCAGTTCTTTACCTATTACGCCGCCGAAGTGCTCCGCCAACTTGGCCAAAACGCACAGTCCGTGCGCCCGGGTGTTGATATCGACATTCGCCGCGAGCCTGTAGGCACAGTCGCAGTAATCAGCCCGTGGAACTTCCCCACTGCCACAGCCAGCTGGAAAATTGCACCGGCATTGGCCTATGGAAACGCCGTGATTTGGAAGCCTGCAAATGCCACACCAGCTTCTGCACATGCGCTCGCTGAAATCATTGCGCGCCAAGATATACCGAAAGGTCTCTTCAGCCTCGTAATGGGCTCTGGCAGCGACGTGGGCCAGAAGCTCGTCGAGCATCGCGGCATCAACGCCATCTCCTTTACAGGCTCAGTTCCCGTGGGCCGCGGAATCGCACAAGCGGCCGTCGGCAACTTCACCAAGCTACAGATGGAAATGGGCTCCAAAAACGCCTTGGCCGTGATGGATGATGGCGATCTCGATCTGGCGGTTGCAGTCGCTCTTGGCGGAGCTTTTGGCGGCACAGGACAGAAGTGCACCGCCTCTTCACGCCTTGTTGTGCACGAAGCTGTGCATGACGCGTTTGTGGAAAAGCTCGTTGCCGGGGCCAAGGCCATGAAAGTCGGCCATGCTCTGGAAGAGGGCACACAGATCGGCCCTGTTGTGAGTGAGGCGCAACTCAAGGAAAATCTCTCATGGGTCGCCAAGGGCCGCGCCGAAGGGGCAGAGCTGGCTTGCGGTGGAGAAGAGGTCGAACGCGCCACAAAAGGATATTACATGACGCCCGGTGTGTTCCTCAACACGACCAACACGATGGAAATCAATCGTGAAGAGCTTTTCGCGCCGCTGACGGCCGTTATCAAAGTTGGCAGTTACGACGAAGCGCTACATACCGTCAACGACACCCGCTTTGGTCTCACCGCAGGCATCGTAACGCGTTCACTTGCCCGCGCCAGCGACTTCCGCGCCCGTGCCCGCTCAGGCTGTGTCATGGTCAATCTCGCCACCGCCGGCACAGACTATCACGTCCCCTTTGGCGGCCGTGGCGAAAGCTCTTATGGCCCGCGCGAACAAGGCTCTGCTGCGGCTGAGTTCTACACAACAGTCAAAACCGCCTATATTTCCGCAGGCTTGCCAGAGTAA
- a CDS encoding DUF2125 domain-containing protein → MKKLLVLIVTLAALWAGYWFVGAAGVKAGFAVWFDARQSEGWQAEYSDLSVKGFPNRFDTTLTDPALADPATGLAWSAPFVQLFALSYQPNHIIAAFPEFQTLRTPEARFALKSEKMQASMVMEPNTDLAFNRANLAATALTITPEVGARIHIAGLQTALTRENTSSYRAAFNADGLAPPLPAALTDELPEALTSFRADATLDFTKPWDITALEESRPQPTKIKLHLAEAEWGQLKLAAAGELSVDRTGTPTGTVTIKARNWRDILALATASGALPAALTDQIEQGLSLLANFSGNPETLDIPLTFSGGYIKIGLIPVAPAPRLSIR, encoded by the coding sequence GTGAAAAAACTGCTCGTTCTTATCGTGACTCTGGCCGCGCTCTGGGCTGGCTATTGGTTCGTCGGCGCCGCTGGCGTCAAAGCTGGCTTCGCCGTGTGGTTTGACGCCCGCCAAAGTGAAGGCTGGCAAGCTGAGTATTCCGACCTTTCGGTCAAAGGCTTCCCCAACCGGTTTGACACAACCCTGACAGACCCCGCCCTCGCCGACCCCGCCACAGGGCTCGCATGGTCGGCCCCCTTCGTTCAGCTTTTCGCCCTAAGCTATCAACCCAACCATATCATTGCGGCCTTCCCCGAGTTCCAGACATTGCGCACGCCAGAAGCCCGCTTTGCGCTCAAGAGCGAAAAGATGCAGGCCTCCATGGTCATGGAGCCCAACACAGACCTCGCCTTTAATCGCGCCAATCTCGCGGCCACAGCCCTGACAATCACGCCAGAAGTGGGCGCACGCATTCATATTGCTGGACTGCAAACTGCACTCACCCGAGAAAACACCTCAAGCTATCGCGCCGCTTTCAATGCCGATGGCCTCGCCCCGCCGCTTCCTGCAGCGCTCACAGACGAGCTGCCCGAGGCGCTCACATCCTTTCGCGCCGATGCCACTCTCGATTTTACCAAACCATGGGATATTACAGCCCTTGAAGAGAGCCGGCCCCAACCAACAAAAATCAAGCTCCACCTCGCCGAAGCCGAATGGGGTCAGCTCAAACTTGCCGCCGCTGGCGAGCTTTCTGTGGATCGTACAGGGACACCCACAGGCACAGTCACCATCAAAGCCCGCAACTGGCGCGACATTCTCGCGCTGGCGACAGCCTCAGGCGCATTGCCCGCTGCACTGACCGATCAAATCGAACAGGGTCTGTCCCTTCTCGCCAATTTCTCTGGCAATCCAGAAACGCTGGATATCCCACTGACTTTCTCAGGCGGCTATATCAAAATTGGCCTCATCCCCGTCGCCCCCGCGCCGCGCCTGTCGATCCGATGA
- a CDS encoding TetR/AcrR family transcriptional regulator → MTQARLSKQDWISAGFSALQANGPSALKAEPLARALNTTKGSFYWHFRDVPAFHKYMLAHWEDEALTGLIAEIESQSSPHTALQKFVHLVADPSGTTPAIRAWAQSAPPVAQALAEIDSARQKYLAALLKRAGVSNPDIAQALYAAAIGQQLLPISAQAKSKSTLDTLVDLILALR, encoded by the coding sequence ATGACCCAAGCACGTCTCAGCAAGCAAGACTGGATCAGCGCTGGCTTTTCAGCGCTTCAAGCCAATGGTCCTTCGGCCCTCAAAGCCGAGCCTCTCGCACGTGCACTCAACACAACCAAAGGCTCGTTCTACTGGCACTTCCGAGATGTGCCCGCCTTTCACAAATATATGCTTGCGCATTGGGAAGACGAGGCCCTGACAGGGCTCATCGCAGAAATAGAATCCCAGAGTTCTCCACATACAGCGCTGCAAAAATTCGTTCACCTTGTGGCAGACCCTTCGGGCACGACGCCGGCCATACGGGCCTGGGCACAATCTGCGCCACCCGTCGCCCAAGCACTTGCCGAAATCGACAGCGCAAGACAGAAGTACCTCGCCGCGCTGCTCAAACGCGCGGGTGTCAGCAACCCCGACATCGCTCAAGCACTCTATGCAGCAGCGATTGGGCAGCAGCTGCTGCCGATAAGCGCCCAAGCCAAATCAAAATCCACGCTGGATACCCTTGTCGACTTGATCTTGGCACTGAGGTGA
- the hisC gene encoding histidinol-phosphate transaminase, whose protein sequence is MSLTPQAGIMNIALYEGGKSSIAGHSDVLKLSSNENPLGPPPAAMAAIAQAASEVHRYPSTDHAELRAAIGQSYGLAPEQIICGVGSDEVLQFVCQAYAGVGDEIIYTEHGFSMYPILAHMAGATPVQVAEAERVVSVDTILAAVTERTRVVMLANPANPTGTMLPDGELERLARSLPATVILVIDGAYAEYAEGYDGGASLVVELPNVLMTRTFSKVYGLGGLRIGWGYGPREMIDVMTRIRQPFNLSTVQLQAAQAAVEDMDWVPTCTVLNAAQRARLAGALRQLGVACDESHANFVLARFADEAEAAAVDLALQGEGILVRRVAGYGFPEGLRMTVGNEAQTGRLIAALTNWRETQA, encoded by the coding sequence ATGAGCCTTACACCGCAAGCAGGGATCATGAATATCGCTCTTTATGAGGGCGGAAAGTCTAGCATTGCTGGGCATTCTGATGTTTTGAAGCTGTCTTCAAATGAGAACCCGCTTGGCCCGCCTCCCGCAGCGATGGCTGCGATCGCGCAGGCGGCCAGTGAGGTGCACCGCTATCCCTCGACCGACCATGCCGAGCTGCGCGCGGCAATCGGCCAGAGCTATGGGCTGGCACCTGAACAAATCATCTGTGGCGTCGGGTCTGATGAGGTTTTGCAATTCGTCTGTCAGGCTTATGCGGGAGTGGGTGACGAGATCATCTACACCGAGCACGGCTTTTCTATGTATCCGATCCTTGCGCATATGGCGGGGGCCACGCCTGTACAGGTTGCTGAGGCCGAACGGGTTGTGAGTGTTGATACGATCCTTGCAGCTGTGACGGAGCGCACGCGGGTTGTTATGCTTGCAAACCCTGCGAACCCGACGGGAACGATGCTGCCTGATGGGGAGCTTGAACGGCTTGCGCGGAGCTTGCCTGCGACCGTGATTTTGGTGATCGATGGGGCATATGCAGAATATGCCGAAGGCTATGATGGCGGCGCAAGCCTTGTGGTCGAGCTTCCCAACGTGTTGATGACGCGAACGTTTTCAAAAGTCTACGGGTTAGGTGGATTGCGCATTGGCTGGGGCTATGGGCCGCGTGAGATGATTGATGTCATGACGCGGATCAGACAGCCGTTTAACCTGTCAACGGTGCAGCTTCAGGCGGCGCAAGCTGCAGTGGAAGATATGGACTGGGTGCCAACCTGTACGGTTTTGAACGCGGCGCAGCGAGCGCGGCTCGCGGGGGCATTGCGCCAACTGGGTGTGGCATGTGACGAGAGCCACGCGAACTTTGTGTTGGCGCGATTTGCGGATGAGGCAGAAGCGGCAGCCGTTGACCTGGCCTTGCAAGGCGAGGGCATATTGGTGCGCCGTGTGGCGGGATATGGCTTTCCTGAAGGGCTCAGGATGACTGTGGGCAACGAGGCGCAGACGGGTCGTTTGATTGCGGCACTTACGAATTGGCGGGAGACGCAGGCATGA
- the rpsD gene encoding 30S ribosomal protein S4: protein MTKRTSAKYKIDRRMGENIWGRPKSPVNRREYGPGQHGQRRKGKLSDFGLQLRAKQKLKGYYGDLTEKQFRRIFKEAERVKGDTGENLIGLLERRLDAVVYRAKFVATVFAARQFVNHGHVTVNGKKVNIPSYRVKEGDVIEVRDRSKQIAVVIEATQLAERDVPDYIDADHSKMKATFVRAPGLGDVPYPVLMEPNLVIEYYAQN, encoded by the coding sequence GTGACAAAACGCACGTCTGCCAAGTACAAAATTGACCGCCGCATGGGCGAAAACATTTGGGGCCGCCCCAAGTCACCTGTTAACCGTCGTGAATATGGCCCTGGCCAGCACGGTCAGCGCCGCAAGGGTAAACTGTCTGACTTCGGTCTGCAGCTCCGTGCCAAGCAGAAGCTTAAAGGCTACTACGGCGACCTGACAGAGAAGCAATTCCGCCGCATCTTTAAAGAAGCTGAGCGCGTAAAAGGCGACACAGGCGAAAACTTGATTGGTCTGCTCGAGCGCCGTCTTGATGCGGTTGTTTACCGTGCCAAGTTTGTTGCAACAGTTTTTGCGGCACGCCAGTTCGTAAACCACGGCCACGTCACTGTGAACGGCAAGAAGGTCAACATTCCTTCATACCGCGTCAAAGAAGGTGATGTGATCGAAGTGCGTGATCGCTCCAAGCAGATCGCTGTTGTGATCGAAGCCACTCAGCTCGCAGAGCGTGACGTGCCTGACTACATCGATGCGGATCATTCCAAAATGAAAGCGACATTCGTACGCGCTCCTGGTCTTGGCGATGTGCCATACCCAGTTCTGATGGAACCAAACCTCGTTATCGAATATTACGCACAAAACTAA
- a CDS encoding HD domain-containing protein, which translates to MSDCPYEAALLTHWVGASDSAADSAHDLAHIRRVWANCQHIAKGENAPVDLDLLHAAAIFHDLVNLPKDAPNRAEASRLSAEAAAPLARACGFPEAKIPALKHAITAHSFSANMHPKTLEAKILQDADRLDALGAIGLARMLMVSGALARPLYDSTDPLAQNRDPDDTAFVLDHFQTKLFTLADTMQTVTARQIAEERTQYMRSFLTRLQSEIPES; encoded by the coding sequence ATGAGCGACTGTCCTTACGAGGCCGCGCTCCTGACGCATTGGGTCGGAGCCTCGGATAGTGCGGCAGACAGCGCCCATGACCTCGCCCATATCCGCCGCGTATGGGCCAATTGCCAACACATCGCCAAAGGCGAAAATGCCCCCGTTGATCTAGACCTGCTCCATGCCGCCGCGATCTTCCATGATCTCGTTAATCTGCCGAAGGACGCGCCCAACCGTGCAGAGGCCTCCCGCCTTTCGGCCGAAGCCGCCGCCCCGCTGGCGCGCGCCTGCGGTTTTCCCGAGGCCAAAATCCCCGCGCTGAAGCACGCCATTACCGCCCACAGCTTTTCCGCAAATATGCATCCCAAAACACTTGAAGCCAAAATCCTGCAGGATGCCGACCGCCTTGATGCCCTTGGAGCCATCGGCCTTGCGCGCATGCTCATGGTCTCAGGCGCGCTCGCCCGCCCGCTCTATGACAGCACAGATCCTCTGGCTCAAAACCGCGACCCAGACGACACCGCCTTCGTCCTCGATCACTTTCAAACAAAACTCTTCACCTTGGCTGACACCATGCAAACTGTAACCGCCCGCCAAATCGCCGAAGAGCGCACGCAATACATGCGCAGCTTCCTCACCCGCCTGCAAAGCGAGATCCCCGAGAGCTAA
- a CDS encoding Hint domain-containing protein, translating into METGFKGTFVISWPQIKIDGLAHAPVVDLNVGATWSWQGDAVRVDGPSELLRLDRADDEANLRRRAARMVHRLVGAAVNDRSDLLEDAPQNMSDNSFVVTDGSHSYTVTLIELGADAQPLLMFVDQLPPKGRDLWVVHQSFEPARQSAEGPDAGGVICFTPGTRIETPDGLRAIETLRQGDYVQTKDAGAQEIQWVGQRRMTGARLFAMPRLRPIRFRAGALGIARPDEELVVSPEHRMLVKGAIAQALFNTDEVLVRAKDMLNDKNVVVDSQLKEVTYVHLLLPNHQIVWANGVETESFHPANTALSTLSEEDRETLLQMRPDFEVQPERYGAFARRNLSASEAAILAHEAA; encoded by the coding sequence ATGGAAACGGGCTTTAAGGGCACGTTCGTTATCTCTTGGCCGCAAATAAAAATAGACGGGCTGGCGCATGCGCCAGTGGTAGACCTGAACGTTGGGGCAACGTGGTCTTGGCAGGGAGACGCTGTGCGCGTTGATGGGCCTTCCGAGCTATTGCGGCTGGACAGAGCGGACGATGAAGCAAACCTCAGACGGCGCGCGGCGCGCATGGTGCACCGTCTCGTTGGCGCAGCGGTCAATGATAGAAGTGACCTGTTGGAAGATGCGCCACAAAATATGAGTGACAACAGTTTTGTTGTGACAGATGGATCGCACAGCTACACGGTAACGCTCATCGAGCTTGGCGCTGATGCGCAGCCATTGTTGATGTTTGTCGATCAGCTCCCTCCGAAAGGCCGCGATCTTTGGGTTGTCCATCAGAGTTTTGAGCCTGCCCGGCAAAGTGCCGAAGGGCCAGACGCGGGCGGCGTGATTTGCTTTACGCCAGGCACGCGGATTGAAACACCCGATGGGTTGCGGGCCATCGAAACATTGAGACAAGGCGACTACGTCCAAACAAAAGATGCGGGCGCGCAGGAAATCCAATGGGTTGGTCAGCGGCGGATGACGGGCGCACGTCTTTTTGCGATGCCTCGTCTGCGGCCGATCCGCTTTAGAGCGGGCGCGTTGGGGATTGCGCGACCTGATGAGGAATTGGTCGTATCACCTGAGCATCGTATGCTCGTAAAGGGGGCGATCGCACAGGCATTGTTTAACACGGATGAGGTTTTGGTGCGGGCAAAGGACATGCTCAACGATAAAAATGTCGTTGTGGATAGTCAGTTGAAAGAGGTGACCTATGTCCACCTTCTGCTTCCAAACCACCAAATTGTCTGGGCCAATGGCGTGGAGACGGAAAGCTTTCACCCTGCCAACACGGCGCTTTCGACCTTGAGTGAGGAAGACCGCGAAACCTTGTTGCAGATGCGCCCTGACTTTGAGGTTCAGCCTGAGCGCTATGGTGCTTTTGCGCGGCGCAATCTTTCGGCATCGGAAGCGGCGATCCTTGCACACGAAGCCGCATAG
- a CDS encoding DUF3726 domain-containing protein gives MSYSMGEIESHCRKAARGAGFSFGEAEEAGQAVRRLSAAGLAGAEALLAYLTAREAGETQDSSCPIKLGCQLVDGASPSLATCHTPMLLLPFLSPLAEAQGTALLLRGAVFEGLATLDGGLHVIHPALQDSDLSLQSATAPNADLVWRATCSRDTYAALDAFCQRTYAPETEASRAKGAGAGNDGNT, from the coding sequence ATGAGCTATTCTATGGGCGAAATCGAAAGTCACTGCCGCAAAGCCGCGCGCGGTGCAGGGTTTTCTTTCGGCGAGGCGGAGGAAGCAGGCCAAGCGGTGCGTCGCTTATCCGCCGCAGGCCTCGCAGGGGCAGAGGCACTTCTCGCATATCTCACCGCGCGCGAGGCGGGAGAGACGCAAGACAGTTCCTGCCCAATCAAACTGGGATGCCAATTGGTCGATGGCGCATCGCCCTCCTTGGCGACGTGCCACACACCAATGTTGCTCCTCCCTTTTCTGAGCCCCCTTGCAGAAGCTCAAGGCACAGCCCTCCTCCTGCGAGGCGCAGTCTTTGAGGGGCTCGCAACGCTCGATGGCGGACTGCATGTCATCCATCCCGCGCTACAGGATAGCGATCTGAGCCTTCAATCCGCGACAGCGCCAAACGCAGATCTGGTTTGGAGAGCCACCTGTTCCCGCGATACATATGCAGCACTTGATGCCTTCTGTCAGCGAACCTACGCCCCCGAAACAGAGGCCAGCCGCGCAAAGGGCGCAGGAGCTGGCAACGACGGCAACACCTAA